One Paenibacillus sp. FSL W8-0186 genomic window carries:
- a CDS encoding response regulator transcription factor codes for MIRILLAEDQAMVRQGLKMMIETDDQLRVTGEAANGREAVDLNERYLFDLAILDIQMPVMDGLEAARIIRGRWPERKVLMLTTFNDDEYALEALKCGASGYLLKDAEPEALIRSIRSCMSGGLSLQDDVAAKVIPRLLRRTEAEEERSIDPAITPRELDVLKLVGEGRSNREISEELGLSVGTVKNHMSQLMDKLELRDRTQLAIYAIRHKVV; via the coding sequence ATGATCAGAATATTGCTGGCCGAGGATCAGGCGATGGTTCGCCAAGGCTTAAAAATGATGATAGAGACAGATGACCAGCTTCGTGTTACGGGGGAAGCCGCCAATGGCCGGGAGGCGGTCGATTTGAATGAACGGTATTTGTTCGATTTGGCCATTCTCGATATCCAGATGCCGGTTATGGACGGTCTCGAGGCGGCGCGCATCATTCGCGGCAGATGGCCGGAGCGGAAAGTGCTGATGCTTACTACGTTTAACGATGATGAATATGCGCTGGAGGCGTTGAAATGCGGTGCGAGCGGATACCTGCTCAAGGACGCTGAACCCGAAGCTTTGATTCGCTCGATCCGCAGCTGCATGTCTGGCGGATTATCTTTGCAGGACGATGTGGCAGCCAAGGTCATTCCACGCTTGCTTCGCCGAACCGAAGCGGAGGAAGAGCGTTCCATCGATCCTGCTATTACGCCGCGAGAGCTAGATGTACTCAAGCTTGTCGGCGAAGGACGCAGCAATCGGGAGATTTCCGAAGAACTGGGGCTGTCCGTTGGAACGGTGAAAAATCACATGAGCCAGCTGATGGATAAGCTGGAATTACGCGACAGGACCCAGCTTGCCATTTATGCGATCCGGCATAAGGTCGTATAG